One Mesorhizobium sp. J428 DNA segment encodes these proteins:
- a CDS encoding cellulose biosynthesis cyclic di-GMP-binding regulatory protein BcsB, translating to MRAVLVAALMLAFASGAPAQENAPFDMSPERPTPSAPADDPAVRPDEEAAPPPAQPEAPAEPARFRRFLLPDAKLTLAGEQARSTWAIYLSPRQAASPATLTFGYQNAVVVAPESSKLSLVVNGTAIHEEQVSAPDGVVSREVAIPAGVLRAGRNEIGFSARHRHRTDCTIESTYELWTEIAASGTYLSFEDPAAAELATAEELSAVGGDAAGKVRVAIVAPALARLDIANDLMRLSQALARHINTPDIEISVSSRPPGQSAADLVVLLGTAEELSSFGYALPAIEGAFSAFAPPSEGQAPVYLVSGRDRAQWSAALDSLAAPVDRSLDVQRDVFVTEAWRTPNAPMIFAGKQVPFADMGLRSEQFSGRRYTAEFEFGVPADFYAEAYGEARILLDAAYSDQVEPGSLINVYVNGSVAASMPITATQGAVLNRFPINFTMQHIQPGLNRIVLEADLRTAADEVCSPGTAANDTPRFALFDTSRFDMPTFARIAQRPNLSALSGTSFPYGRSADPIAVMVDRTTDDGLSGLATLLARMARSAGRILPIEFVASQDGLGMRNAIIMGGAADIPQQILQQVGVSVESDADWEAGASGSPAPAGPTLDEWRKQVTGSWFGSTWRDFREWLQRTFNITSDMLRFAPEEEGAYVPPPTSGLVVAQSSNPAGSGTWTVIVAPDAAALRANLVAFTDLRNWDELSGHITSFNPATREVDTVPVGQFEFVETVPPSIWNYRLIAANWLSANILSYSLALILACVVLGATTTFLLSRLGRRR from the coding sequence ATGAGGGCAGTGCTGGTCGCCGCGCTGATGCTGGCTTTCGCCTCCGGCGCGCCGGCGCAGGAAAACGCACCGTTCGACATGAGCCCGGAGCGCCCGACGCCGTCGGCGCCGGCCGACGATCCGGCGGTTCGGCCGGACGAAGAGGCCGCGCCGCCGCCCGCCCAGCCTGAGGCGCCGGCGGAGCCGGCCCGGTTCAGGCGTTTCCTGCTGCCCGACGCCAAGCTGACCCTTGCCGGCGAGCAGGCCCGCAGCACCTGGGCGATCTACCTTTCCCCCCGTCAGGCCGCGTCGCCCGCGACACTGACCTTCGGCTACCAGAACGCCGTCGTCGTCGCGCCTGAAAGTTCCAAATTGAGCCTCGTCGTGAACGGAACCGCGATCCACGAGGAACAGGTCTCAGCGCCCGATGGGGTCGTCAGCAGAGAGGTTGCGATTCCGGCCGGTGTGCTGCGCGCCGGGCGCAACGAGATCGGCTTCTCGGCCCGCCACCGCCACCGGACGGACTGCACAATCGAATCGACCTACGAACTGTGGACCGAAATCGCGGCGAGCGGGACCTACCTCTCGTTTGAGGATCCGGCCGCCGCCGAACTCGCGACCGCCGAGGAGCTTTCCGCGGTCGGCGGAGATGCCGCAGGCAAGGTTCGCGTTGCGATTGTCGCCCCGGCCCTGGCGCGCCTCGATATCGCCAACGATCTCATGCGGCTTTCCCAGGCGCTTGCGCGGCATATCAACACGCCGGACATCGAGATCAGCGTGAGTTCCCGCCCGCCTGGCCAGTCCGCGGCAGACCTGGTTGTGCTGCTCGGGACGGCCGAGGAGCTCTCCTCCTTTGGATATGCGCTGCCCGCAATCGAAGGCGCTTTCAGCGCCTTCGCGCCGCCAAGCGAGGGGCAAGCGCCGGTCTACCTCGTCAGTGGCCGCGACAGGGCGCAGTGGAGTGCGGCCCTCGACAGCCTTGCCGCACCGGTCGACAGGTCGCTGGACGTGCAGCGGGACGTCTTCGTGACCGAAGCGTGGCGTACGCCCAACGCGCCGATGATTTTTGCCGGAAAGCAGGTGCCGTTCGCCGACATGGGGTTGCGTTCCGAGCAGTTCTCCGGCCGCCGCTATACGGCCGAGTTCGAGTTCGGCGTGCCCGCCGACTTCTATGCCGAAGCCTATGGCGAGGCGCGTATCCTGCTGGACGCGGCCTATTCCGACCAGGTCGAGCCCGGCAGCCTCATCAATGTGTATGTCAACGGCAGCGTCGCGGCCTCGATGCCGATCACGGCCACGCAGGGTGCGGTGCTCAACCGCTTCCCCATCAACTTTACCATGCAGCATATCCAGCCCGGCCTGAACCGCATTGTCCTCGAGGCGGATCTGCGCACGGCGGCCGACGAGGTGTGCAGCCCCGGTACGGCGGCAAACGATACGCCGCGCTTTGCGCTCTTCGACACCTCCCGCTTCGACATGCCGACTTTCGCACGTATCGCGCAGCGTCCCAACCTGTCGGCACTCTCGGGCACGAGCTTCCCCTACGGCCGCTCGGCGGATCCAATTGCCGTCATGGTGGACCGCACGACGGATGACGGGCTTTCGGGCCTCGCGACGCTGCTTGCGCGCATGGCAAGATCAGCCGGCCGTATCCTGCCGATCGAATTCGTCGCGTCGCAGGACGGACTCGGCATGCGCAATGCGATTATCATGGGCGGCGCGGCCGACATTCCGCAGCAGATACTCCAGCAGGTTGGCGTTTCCGTCGAAAGCGATGCCGACTGGGAGGCAGGTGCATCGGGGAGTCCGGCTCCAGCCGGACCGACGCTCGACGAGTGGCGCAAGCAGGTCACGGGGTCCTGGTTCGGCAGCACCTGGCGCGACTTCCGCGAATGGTTGCAGCGCACCTTCAACATCACCTCCGACATGCTGCGCTTCGCGCCGGAGGAGGAGGGGGCCTATGTGCCGCCACCCACGTCGGGCCTCGTGGTCGCACAAAGCAGCAATCCGGCGGGGTCGGGAACATGGACGGTGATCGTCGCGCCCGATGCGGCAGCCCTGCGCGCAAACCTCGTGGCGTTCACCGATCTTCGCAACTGGGACGAGCTGTCCGGTCACATTACCTCGTTCAACCCCGCGACGCGCGAGGTCGACACGGTGCCGGTCGGGCAGTTCGAATTCGTCGAAACGGTGCCGCCGTCGATCTGGAACTACCGGCTCATCGCCGCCAACTGGCTTTCGGCGAATATCCTATCCTACTCCCTTGCCCTCATCCTCGCCTGCGTCGTGCTCGGCGCGACAACGACGTTCCTGCTGAGTCGTCTCGGGAGGCGGCGGTGA
- a CDS encoding dipeptidase, which translates to MADTTTDYPMIVPLPEMSAARKAEVADLLVGAIDLHCHSGPAAMPRILGHTEAFRMAEEAGFKALLYKDHYYVGMPHCAVLKDIYPDSKVQLFSGVALNNASGGINPHAVDHSIKLGGKIVWFPTFAAKNHIEAYASKSFPKTAKPMLAPIPLTVLDANGRLIDEAKQICDLIAEGDVILAGGHLNVPELFALFEEAKKRGVRKLMVNHPSYIVGCSDDDIRGLVELGAYMEHSICMFIPGRAKQHETEDLIHMMEVAGVDRTILGSDLGLTQAPKPVDGYRMIVSDLLDHQVSKADIRKITSANAAGLLGLAA; encoded by the coding sequence ATGGCCGACACCACCACCGACTATCCGATGATCGTGCCGCTTCCGGAAATGAGCGCGGCGCGCAAGGCCGAGGTCGCCGATCTGCTGGTCGGCGCGATCGACCTGCACTGCCATTCCGGCCCGGCCGCGATGCCACGCATCCTCGGGCACACCGAGGCGTTCCGGATGGCCGAGGAAGCAGGCTTCAAGGCGCTGCTCTACAAGGATCACTACTATGTCGGCATGCCGCACTGCGCCGTGCTGAAGGACATCTATCCGGATTCGAAGGTGCAGCTGTTCTCGGGCGTCGCGCTGAACAATGCGTCGGGCGGCATCAACCCGCACGCCGTCGACCATTCGATCAAGCTCGGCGGCAAGATCGTCTGGTTCCCGACCTTCGCGGCGAAGAACCACATCGAGGCCTATGCGTCGAAGTCGTTCCCGAAGACGGCCAAGCCGATGCTGGCGCCGATCCCGCTGACCGTCCTCGACGCGAACGGCAGGCTGATCGACGAGGCCAAGCAGATCTGCGACTTGATCGCAGAGGGTGACGTGATCCTGGCGGGCGGCCATCTCAACGTGCCGGAGCTGTTCGCCCTGTTCGAGGAAGCGAAGAAGCGGGGCGTCAGGAAGCTGATGGTCAATCATCCGAGCTACATTGTCGGCTGTTCGGACGACGACATCCGCGGGCTGGTCGAGCTGGGCGCCTATATGGAGCACTCGATCTGCATGTTCATCCCGGGCCGCGCCAAGCAGCACGAGACCGAGGACCTGATCCACATGATGGAGGTGGCGGGTGTCGACCGCACGATCCTCGGTTCCGACCTCGGCCTGACCCAGGCGCCGAAGCCGGTCGACGGCTACCGGATGATCGTTTCCGATCTCCTCGACCATCAGGTGTCGAAGGCCGACATCAGGAAGATCACCTCGGCCAATGCCGCCGGCCTGCTGGGCCTCGCGGCCTGA
- a CDS encoding 3-keto-5-aminohexanoate cleavage protein, with the protein MAPRKVIITCAVTGSIHTPSMSEHLPVTASEIADAAIGAAEAGAAIVHLHARDPKNGLPDQSPAAFEPFLKVIKQRSDCVVNITTGGASTMTIAERLQPVATFKPEVASLNMGSMNFGLYPMLARFKEFKHDWELPYLEGSRDRIFKNTFADIENILTTCAENGTRFEIECYDIGHLYTLAHFVDRGLVKPPFFVQSVFGILGGIGAHAEDVAHMKRTADRLFGDSYSWSVLGAGANQMRIAAQAAAMGGNVRVGLEDSLWLGPGRMAKTNAEQVTKVRSIIEGLGLEIATPAEARDILQLKGADKVNF; encoded by the coding sequence ATGGCCCCTCGCAAGGTTATCATCACGTGCGCGGTGACGGGTTCGATCCACACGCCGTCGATGTCGGAGCATCTGCCGGTGACGGCGAGTGAGATCGCGGATGCGGCGATCGGTGCGGCGGAGGCGGGGGCGGCGATCGTGCACCTGCATGCGCGCGATCCGAAGAACGGCCTGCCCGACCAGTCGCCGGCTGCCTTCGAGCCGTTCCTCAAGGTGATCAAGCAGCGCTCCGACTGCGTGGTCAACATCACCACCGGCGGCGCCTCGACCATGACGATTGCGGAGCGGCTGCAGCCGGTCGCCACCTTCAAGCCGGAGGTCGCCTCGCTCAACATGGGCTCGATGAACTTCGGCCTCTACCCGATGCTCGCCCGCTTCAAGGAGTTCAAGCATGACTGGGAGCTGCCCTATCTCGAAGGCTCGCGCGACCGCATCTTCAAGAACACCTTCGCCGACATCGAGAACATCCTGACGACCTGTGCGGAGAACGGCACGCGTTTCGAGATCGAGTGCTACGACATCGGCCATCTCTACACGCTGGCGCATTTCGTCGACCGCGGCCTGGTGAAGCCGCCCTTCTTCGTGCAGTCGGTGTTCGGCATCCTGGGCGGGATCGGGGCGCATGCGGAGGACGTGGCGCATATGAAGCGGACGGCCGACCGCCTGTTCGGCGACAGCTATTCGTGGTCGGTGCTGGGGGCGGGCGCCAACCAGATGCGGATCGCGGCGCAGGCGGCCGCGATGGGCGGCAATGTGCGCGTCGGGCTGGAGGATTCGCTGTGGCTCGGTCCGGGCCGGATGGCGAAGACCAATGCCGAGCAGGTGACGAAGGTGCGCTCGATCATCGAAGGCCTCGGCCTCGAGATCGCCACACCCGCCGAGGCCCGCGACATCCTGCAGCTCAAGGGCGCAGACAAGGTGAATTTCTGA
- a CDS encoding SDR family NAD(P)-dependent oxidoreductase: protein MAEKLAGKVVLVVGGSRGIGAAVARRLAADGAAVAIGYRSATAEAEVLVNEIAASGGSAFAVKGDIGVDGDAIRMVEEAQRHFGRLDALVNTAGIGPYRPLAQVDEAYVRAMFDTNVLGSIMLTKAAAAAMAGQGGRIVHFSSRLAYSPIPTSTVYAASKAAIVAMVQGYAKELGPSGITVNAVAPGVIETDMTTAIIAERGDQIRAATPLGRIGQPDDIAGIVSFLVSDDARWISGRTILADGGLT, encoded by the coding sequence ATGGCCGAGAAGCTTGCAGGCAAGGTGGTGCTGGTCGTCGGCGGCTCACGGGGCATCGGCGCTGCGGTGGCGCGGCGGCTCGCGGCGGACGGCGCCGCGGTCGCGATCGGCTATCGCTCGGCGACGGCGGAGGCCGAGGTGCTCGTCAACGAGATCGCGGCCTCGGGCGGCAGCGCTTTCGCGGTCAAGGGCGATATCGGCGTCGACGGCGACGCCATAAGGATGGTCGAGGAGGCGCAGCGACATTTCGGCCGACTCGACGCGCTGGTCAATACGGCCGGGATCGGCCCGTACCGGCCGCTGGCCCAGGTCGACGAGGCCTATGTGCGGGCGATGTTCGACACCAACGTGCTGGGCTCGATCATGCTGACCAAAGCGGCGGCGGCCGCCATGGCGGGGCAGGGCGGGCGGATCGTTCATTTCTCCTCGCGCCTCGCCTATAGCCCGATCCCGACGAGCACCGTCTATGCCGCATCGAAGGCAGCGATTGTTGCGATGGTGCAAGGCTATGCGAAGGAACTCGGTCCAAGCGGCATCACCGTCAACGCTGTGGCGCCGGGCGTGATCGAGACCGACATGACGACGGCGATCATCGCCGAACGCGGCGACCAGATCCGCGCCGCGACGCCGCTCGGCCGGATCGGCCAGCCCGATGACATCGCCGGCATCGTCTCCTTCCTCGTCTCCGACGACGCGCGCTGGATCAGCGGCCGCACCATCCTGGCGGACGGCGGGCTCACGTGA
- a CDS encoding glycosyl hydrolase family 8, which translates to MRRWLWAAAIAMFTTSLAAAAEPTVRPDEWESYRARFVMPDGRVVDDGNGGISHSEGQGYGLILAYLAGNMADFDQIWTFTRTELLLRDDGLAAWRWEENANPHVTDPNNASDGDILIAYALALAGKGWERADLTATAARLAEAIGRSVVYEYGGVMLLRPGVTGFDADGRKDGPVVNLSYWVFEAFPVLASLAPAYDWQRLRRDGVRLVRAVKLGPRQLPPDWLALGDELKSAEGFPAEFGYNALRIPLYLIRDGTDQVEVLRRLRKGMAGTDTTPTTVHLSSGGARDRLDDPGYRILPALIDCVVDGAPIPDELRRFSPTLYYPSTLHLLALSHLRSGGGRCLP; encoded by the coding sequence GTGAGGCGCTGGCTCTGGGCAGCGGCGATCGCGATGTTCACCACCTCTCTTGCCGCGGCCGCGGAGCCGACCGTCCGGCCCGATGAGTGGGAGAGCTATCGCGCGCGCTTCGTGATGCCAGACGGGCGTGTCGTCGACGACGGCAACGGAGGCATCTCGCACAGCGAGGGCCAGGGCTATGGCCTCATCCTCGCCTACCTCGCCGGAAACATGGCCGATTTCGACCAGATCTGGACGTTCACCCGCACGGAACTCCTGTTGCGCGACGACGGGCTGGCGGCATGGCGCTGGGAGGAGAATGCCAATCCGCACGTCACGGACCCCAACAATGCCTCCGATGGCGACATCCTGATCGCCTATGCGCTCGCGCTGGCCGGCAAGGGCTGGGAACGGGCGGACCTGACCGCAACGGCCGCGCGCCTCGCCGAGGCGATCGGCAGGTCGGTTGTCTACGAATATGGCGGCGTGATGCTGCTGCGGCCGGGTGTGACCGGGTTCGACGCCGACGGCCGCAAGGACGGCCCGGTGGTGAACCTGTCCTATTGGGTCTTCGAGGCCTTTCCCGTGCTGGCGTCGCTGGCCCCGGCCTATGACTGGCAGCGCCTTCGCCGCGACGGGGTCAGGCTGGTCCGCGCCGTCAAGCTCGGCCCCCGCCAGCTTCCGCCCGACTGGCTTGCACTTGGGGATGAACTGAAATCGGCTGAAGGCTTTCCCGCCGAGTTTGGCTATAATGCCCTGCGGATTCCGCTCTATCTTATTCGGGACGGGACGGACCAGGTGGAAGTCTTGAGGAGGCTGCGCAAGGGAATGGCGGGGACCGATACGACCCCCACGACTGTGCATTTGAGCAGTGGTGGCGCGCGCGACCGGCTGGACGATCCGGGCTACCGCATCCTGCCGGCGCTGATCGACTGCGTCGTCGATGGTGCGCCCATCCCCGACGAACTCCGGCGCTTCTCGCCCACGCTCTACTATCCCTCCACCCTCCATCTCCTGGCCCTGTCCCATCTGCGGAGCGGGGGCGGACGATGCCTGCCGTGA
- a CDS encoding NAD(P)H-dependent oxidoreductase codes for MNVLIVYAHPEPASFNAAMRDRARDALTRAGHEVVISDLYGEGFNPVAGRHDFLTVADRHVFHYQTEQAHAARHGTYAPDIAREQKRVADADLLILQFPLWWGGVPAILKGWGERVFSYGFGYADGLRFDTGVFRGRRAMVSLTSGGTTARFGAGAAYGELERQVLWQIQHLGLEYMGYELEPPFVAYGAPRVDAAGRAAYLDALEERVLQAAAKPVDRSLKIDNPLDLVPDGAWRQQR; via the coding sequence ATGAACGTCCTCATCGTCTACGCCCACCCCGAGCCTGCGTCGTTCAATGCCGCGATGCGCGACCGCGCGCGGGATGCGTTGACCCGAGCCGGGCATGAGGTGGTGATTTCCGACCTTTACGGCGAAGGGTTCAATCCGGTTGCCGGCCGTCACGATTTCCTGACGGTCGCCGACCGGCACGTCTTTCACTATCAGACCGAGCAGGCGCACGCGGCGCGCCATGGCACCTATGCGCCTGACATCGCGCGCGAACAGAAGCGCGTGGCCGATGCCGATCTCCTCATCCTGCAGTTCCCGCTCTGGTGGGGCGGGGTGCCGGCGATCCTAAAGGGCTGGGGCGAGCGCGTCTTCTCCTATGGCTTCGGCTATGCCGACGGGCTGCGCTTCGACACCGGCGTCTTCCGCGGCCGGCGTGCGATGGTGTCGCTCACGTCAGGCGGCACGACGGCGCGCTTCGGCGCGGGCGCCGCCTATGGCGAACTGGAACGGCAGGTGCTGTGGCAGATCCAGCATCTCGGCCTCGAATATATGGGATACGAGCTGGAGCCGCCCTTCGTTGCCTATGGCGCGCCGCGCGTCGATGCGGCTGGACGCGCGGCCTATCTCGACGCACTGGAGGAACGGGTGCTGCAGGCGGCTGCCAAGCCGGTCGACCGCAGCCTCAAGATCGACAACCCGCTCGACCTCGTGCCGGACGGCGCCTGGCGGCAGCAGAGATAA
- a CDS encoding HpcH/HpaI aldolase/citrate lyase family protein, producing MPAQPASTGFRQRFVAGETLVGTFVKTPSSHPVEILGQAGFEFVVIDEEHAPWDRVTIDHALLAARASGTAGIVRVAEPSAAKILAVLDDGATGVLVPHVSSVAKAQEIARACRFRGGRRGFSNTTRAGNFGAVGVWPHVDAQDASVTFIAMIEDPEALDDIDAIVATEGLDGVFIGRGDLTVALGAPAMDAPEIMAACERIIAAAKKVGKPVAMMVANADDANRFHKMGATTFIVASDQGFMRQAALKAYADISAVGAKSA from the coding sequence GGGAGACCCTCGTCGGCACCTTCGTCAAGACGCCCTCCAGCCATCCGGTCGAGATCCTCGGCCAGGCCGGGTTCGAGTTTGTGGTGATCGACGAGGAGCACGCGCCGTGGGATCGCGTGACGATCGACCACGCTCTGCTCGCCGCCCGGGCGTCCGGCACCGCGGGAATCGTCCGGGTGGCCGAGCCGAGTGCCGCGAAGATTCTCGCAGTGCTCGACGACGGCGCGACCGGCGTGCTGGTGCCGCATGTGAGCTCGGTCGCCAAGGCGCAGGAGATCGCCCGGGCCTGCCGGTTCCGCGGCGGCCGGCGCGGCTTCTCCAACACGACGCGCGCCGGCAATTTCGGCGCCGTCGGGGTCTGGCCGCATGTCGACGCGCAGGACGCATCCGTGACCTTCATCGCGATGATCGAGGACCCCGAGGCGCTGGACGACATCGATGCAATCGTCGCCACCGAGGGGCTGGACGGCGTCTTCATCGGCCGCGGCGATCTGACGGTGGCGCTCGGCGCACCCGCGATGGACGCGCCGGAGATCATGGCCGCCTGCGAGAGGATCATCGCCGCGGCAAAGAAGGTGGGCAAGCCGGTGGCGATGATGGTCGCCAATGCCGACGATGCCAACCGGTTCCACAAGATGGGGGCGACGACGTTCATCGTCGCGTCCGACCAGGGCTTCATGCGCCAGGCGGCGCTGAAGGCCTACGCAGACATTTCCGCTGTCGGCGCCAAGAGCGCGTGA
- the bcsN gene encoding cellulose biosynthesis protein BcsN — translation MTRHALNGSVEPAKAFALPPPGGPAVTGVIERTYSNAIQQEIVLASDTAVSGQNMIRIQIFGRMGQGSGTSRAGDPFLAASDIGRELRAYFPGVAMRRSPLYAQNSYGPFGYAVGTHGSGDMCLYGWQRMTSAKNAGPFSPQGSIQVRMRICQRGATERSLLAMMYGYTINASLPGGWNPCGNAPDPDPRLGRTGETVNPADGSWVDGVAEPAQPPAVRRTVRTSASPPPKPAPEPVPPPPAGAPVVPPPPGEGTTPIVPPPPSGG, via the coding sequence GTGACGCGTCATGCACTGAACGGCAGCGTGGAGCCCGCAAAGGCGTTCGCGCTGCCGCCGCCTGGTGGTCCGGCGGTCACCGGCGTCATCGAGCGCACCTACAGCAATGCCATCCAGCAGGAGATCGTGCTTGCATCCGACACGGCGGTGTCGGGGCAGAACATGATCAGGATACAGATCTTCGGTCGCATGGGGCAGGGCTCCGGCACGTCCCGCGCGGGCGATCCTTTCCTCGCCGCGTCTGACATCGGCCGTGAACTGCGGGCCTATTTCCCGGGCGTGGCGATGCGCCGGTCACCGCTATATGCGCAAAACAGCTACGGCCCATTCGGCTACGCGGTCGGCACGCACGGGTCGGGCGACATGTGCCTCTATGGCTGGCAGCGCATGACGAGCGCCAAGAACGCCGGCCCGTTCTCGCCCCAGGGGTCGATCCAGGTCAGAATGCGCATCTGCCAGCGCGGTGCCACCGAGCGCTCGCTACTGGCGATGATGTACGGCTACACCATCAACGCATCGCTGCCGGGCGGCTGGAACCCGTGCGGAAATGCGCCGGATCCGGATCCTCGCCTCGGCAGGACCGGCGAGACGGTCAATCCGGCCGATGGCTCGTGGGTTGACGGAGTTGCGGAGCCCGCACAGCCGCCAGCGGTGCGGCGAACCGTGCGCACGAGCGCATCGCCGCCGCCGAAGCCGGCGCCAGAGCCCGTGCCGCCTCCTCCCGCCGGCGCCCCTGTGGTGCCGCCACCGCCGGGCGAAGGGACGACGCCGATCGTGCCTCCGCCGCCAAGCGGCGGATAG
- the bcsA gene encoding UDP-forming cellulose synthase catalytic subunit, protein MSKFLLVLVWALSAALVLLIVSLPINLQTHLIAGTVVLVLMMILKLLRAEGNWRLVALALGTAIVLRYAYWRTTSTLPPVSQLENFIPGLLLYLAEMYSVFMLGLSLFIVAKPLRSRPPKIVTDESNLPTVDVFVPSYNEDPQLLADTIAAALAMDYPADKFTVWLLDDGGTVQKRSAAHVVEAETALERHTLLQQLCTDLGARYLTRERNEHAKAGNMNNGLAHSQGELIAVFDADHAPTRSFLRETVGYFNDDPRLFLVQTPHFFLNPDPLERNLRTFEKMPSENEMFYGIIQRGLDKWNGAFFCGSAAVLRRAALMESNGFSGISITEDCETAIELHSRGWNSVYVDKPLIAGLQPTTFASFIGQRSRWAQGMMQILRFRFPLLKRGLSFPQRLCYMSSTLFWLFPFPRTIFLLAPLFYLFFDLQIFTASGGEFLAYTFSYMIVNLMMQNYLYGSFRWPWISELYEYIQSVHLLPAVISVMLNPRKPTFKVTAKDESVAVSRLSELSRPFFVIFALLTVATLVAAWRVYAEPYKADVTLVVGGWNLLNLIMAGCALGVVSEKRERAATRRIKIKRRCELGRDGIWYPGTIEDVSVNGARIKVYRGDALDALGDGEVNIRFEMLSGAGTAILPVEIRNSQRSADGLAIGCRYIRSVADHHRYVADLVFASADQWTQFQSARRRNPGVLMGTIWFLRLAMFQTYRGLVYFFRSARGDKDEARSTEASR, encoded by the coding sequence ATGAGCAAGTTTCTCCTTGTCCTGGTCTGGGCCCTTTCGGCGGCGCTGGTCCTTCTGATCGTGTCGCTGCCGATCAACCTCCAGACGCATCTGATCGCCGGCACTGTCGTGCTCGTGCTGATGATGATCCTCAAGCTGCTGCGGGCCGAAGGCAACTGGCGTCTCGTCGCTCTGGCGCTTGGAACCGCCATCGTCCTTCGTTACGCCTATTGGCGCACGACGAGCACGCTGCCGCCCGTGAGCCAGCTTGAGAACTTCATTCCCGGGCTGCTGCTCTACCTCGCCGAGATGTACAGCGTGTTCATGCTCGGGCTGAGCCTGTTCATCGTCGCCAAGCCCTTGCGGTCGCGGCCGCCGAAGATCGTGACTGACGAATCCAACCTGCCGACCGTCGATGTCTTCGTGCCCAGCTACAACGAGGACCCGCAGCTTCTGGCCGACACGATCGCGGCGGCGCTTGCGATGGACTATCCCGCCGACAAGTTCACCGTCTGGCTGCTCGACGACGGCGGAACGGTGCAGAAGCGCAGCGCCGCCCATGTCGTGGAGGCCGAGACGGCGCTCGAGCGGCACACCTTGCTGCAGCAACTTTGCACCGACCTCGGCGCCCGCTATCTCACGCGCGAACGCAACGAGCACGCCAAGGCCGGCAACATGAACAACGGTCTCGCCCATTCACAAGGCGAGCTGATCGCCGTCTTCGATGCCGACCACGCGCCGACGCGCAGTTTTCTGCGGGAGACGGTCGGATACTTCAATGACGACCCGCGACTGTTCCTCGTGCAGACACCCCACTTCTTCCTCAATCCCGATCCCCTCGAAAGGAATCTGAGGACGTTCGAGAAGATGCCGTCCGAGAACGAGATGTTCTACGGCATCATCCAGCGCGGCCTCGACAAGTGGAACGGCGCCTTCTTCTGCGGCTCGGCGGCGGTCCTGCGCCGCGCCGCGCTGATGGAATCGAACGGCTTCTCGGGTATCTCGATCACCGAGGACTGCGAGACGGCGATCGAGCTGCATTCACGGGGCTGGAACAGCGTCTATGTCGACAAACCGCTGATCGCCGGCCTCCAGCCGACGACTTTCGCGAGCTTCATCGGACAGCGCAGCCGTTGGGCGCAGGGCATGATGCAGATCCTGCGGTTCCGCTTCCCGCTCCTCAAGCGCGGGCTGAGCTTCCCCCAGCGCCTCTGCTACATGTCCTCGACGCTGTTCTGGCTGTTTCCCTTCCCGCGTACCATCTTCCTTCTTGCGCCGCTGTTCTATCTCTTCTTCGACCTGCAGATCTTCACGGCCTCGGGCGGCGAGTTCCTCGCCTACACGTTCAGCTACATGATCGTGAACCTGATGATGCAGAACTATCTCTACGGCAGTTTCCGCTGGCCGTGGATTTCGGAACTCTACGAATACATCCAATCGGTCCACCTTCTACCGGCCGTCATTTCGGTGATGCTCAATCCGCGCAAGCCGACGTTCAAGGTGACGGCCAAGGACGAATCCGTAGCGGTCAGCCGGCTCTCGGAGCTCAGCCGGCCGTTCTTCGTGATCTTCGCTCTCCTGACGGTCGCAACGCTGGTCGCGGCCTGGCGGGTCTATGCCGAGCCCTACAAGGCCGATGTCACGCTGGTCGTCGGAGGGTGGAACCTCTTGAACCTCATCATGGCGGGCTGTGCGCTCGGCGTGGTGTCGGAGAAGCGGGAGCGGGCCGCGACGCGCCGGATCAAGATCAAGCGGCGCTGCGAGCTTGGGCGGGACGGCATCTGGTATCCGGGAACGATCGAGGACGTCTCGGTCAACGGGGCGCGGATCAAGGTGTATCGCGGCGACGCTCTCGATGCTTTGGGCGATGGCGAGGTCAACATTCGGTTCGAGATGCTGTCCGGCGCGGGCACCGCGATTCTGCCAGTGGAAATCCGCAACTCGCAGCGATCTGCGGACGGGCTCGCCATCGGCTGCAGATATATCCGCTCGGTAGCGGACCATCACCGCTACGTCGCCGATCTCGTCTTCGCCAGCGCGGATCAGTGGACGCAGTTCCAGAGCGCGCGGCGGCGCAATCCCGGCGTCCTGATGGGGACGATCTGGTTCCTGCGGCTGGCGATGTTCCAGACCTATCGCGGCCTCGTCTATTTCTTCCGGAGCGCCCGGGGCGACAAGGACGAGGCGCGGAGCACGGAGGCATCCAGATGA